A genomic window from Vitis riparia cultivar Riparia Gloire de Montpellier isolate 1030 chromosome 18, EGFV_Vit.rip_1.0, whole genome shotgun sequence includes:
- the LOC117907146 gene encoding uncharacterized protein LOC117907146 has product MEVEPEEMKCLGVVGIYREAYKIIFSWRKIFTHITLAFILPLSFIFLAHIEVSDYLLANIIDNENNLVETQIGTLKYNKISHLLFSKYATLCLFKAAYLLFTLIFSLLSTSAIVYTIACIYTGQKVTFTKVLTVVPKVWKRLILTFLTILAVVFVYHIIAALFLISWIAFMAPTNTGFLILFFLVVFYLVGLVYMSIVWQLANTVSVLEDSYGIEAMKRSSELIKGKTGVTVFIFFKLGFSYIIIQAAFQRLVVHGESLDMINRAVYAIICFLFHAKLVLFGHALHTIIYLVCKSYHNENIYKLALSDHLEAYSDHQDYAPLKGEDVKPGQLSV; this is encoded by the coding sequence ATGGAGGTAGAGCCAGAAGAAATGAAGTGTCTAGGAGTCGTTGGGATCTACAGAGAAGCCTACAAGATCATCTTCTCATGGAGGAAGATCTTCACCCATATCACCCTTGCCTTCATCCTCCCACTATCCTTCATATTCCTAGCTCATATCGAAGTATCCGATTATCTCTTAGCCAACATCATCGACAATGAAAACAATTTGGTTGAAACTCAAATCGGCACTCTGAAATACAACAAGATATCCCATCTCCTTTTCTCCAAATACGCCACTCTCTGCCTTTTCAAAGCCGCATACCTCCTCTTTACACTCATCTTCTCCCTTCTATCCACTTCCGCTATAGTTTACACCATCGCTTGCATCTACACCGGCCAAAAAGTGACCTTCACCAAGGTCCTGACCGTAGTCCCCAAGGTCTGGAAGAGGCTCATACTCACCTTCTTAACCATCCTTGCAGTGGTCTTCGTTTATCACATAATTGCAGCACTTTTCCTGATTTCATGGATAGCGTTTATGGCACCTACCAATACCGGTTTCTTAATTTTGTTCTTTCTGGTCGTCTTTTACTTGGTGGGGCTTGTGTACATGAGCATAGTCTGGCAACTGGCTAACACAGTATCGGTGTTAGAAGACTCGTATGGGATTGAAGCGATGAAGAGAAGTAGTGAACTGATAAAAGGAAAGACGGGTGTCACGGTCTTCATCTTCTTTAAGCTGGGTTTTTCTTATATCATCATACAAGCAGCATTTCAGAGGCTGGTGGTGCATGGCGAGTCGCTGGACATGATCAATAGGGCAGTGTATGCGATTATTTGCTTCTTGTTTCATGCCAAGTTAGTGCTCTTTGGGCATGCTCTTCACACTATTATCTACTTGGTCTGCAAGTCCTAccataatgaaaatatttacaaGTTGGCTTTATCAGATCACCTTGAAGCTTATTCTGATCATCAGGACTATGCACCTTTGAAGGGGGAGGATGTTAAGCCCGGGCAACTCTCGGTTTGA